The Sesamum indicum cultivar Zhongzhi No. 13 linkage group LG6, S_indicum_v1.0, whole genome shotgun sequence genome has a segment encoding these proteins:
- the LOC105165781 gene encoding AAA-ATPase ASD, mitochondrial-like — protein sequence MLPPMADMMTKMSSAIGGLLIAYAMFQNYFPYELGGPIKRYTQKFISFFYPYIEITFPEYHGDGFERSKAYAAIQRYLNANSTKHAKRLQANVVRDTESIVLSMAEHEEVTDEYEGIKLWWASSVTTPDRQSISFYPREDEKRYFKLTFHKRYRDLITNNYLKHVLDQGKAITVRERRRKLYTNHKSEGCESMWSHVIFEHPASFDTLAMDPRKKQEIVNDLINFTNSKDYYAKIGKAWKRGYLLYGPPGTGKSTMIAAMANLLKYDVYDLELTAVKDNTELRKLLIDTASKSIIVIEDIDCSLDLTGQREKKKADKKEGYQNGKKKDEEKDQIKEKLKELEEEKNKTSQVTLSGLLNFIDGLWSACGSERLIVFTTNYVEKLDPALIRRGRMDMRIELSYCGFEAFKFLAKNYLDIDSHELFATVRQQLEETKMAPADVAENLMPKSGSDDVETCLRRLMKALEEAKEEERRKAEEEEKQKEGEEEGKKKEMENGKHEKLENEVKENGEANKGSDEGENLENGGIENGK from the coding sequence ATGTTACCCCCCATGGCTGACATGATGACCAAAATGAGCTCTGCAATTGGAGGCCTACTCATCGCTTATGCCATGTTCCAGAACTATTTCCCTTACGAACTTGGTGGTCCCATCAAACGCTACACCCAAAAATTCATCAGTTTTTTCTATCCATACATCGAGATCACCTTCCCCGAGTACCACGGCGATGGTTTCGAACGCAGCAAAGCCTACGCCGCCATCCAGAGGTATCTGAATGCTAATTCCACCAAACACGCTAAGCGCCTCCAGGCCAACGTGGTCCGTGACACCGAGTCCATTGTGCTTAGCATGGCCGAGCACGAAGAGGTCACCGACGAATACGAGGGCATCAAGCTATGGTGGGCTTCCAGCGTAACCACCCCTGATCGACAGTCAATCTCCTTCTATCCCAGAGAAGATGAGAAGAGGTACTTCAAGCTCACTTTCCACAAAAGATATCGAGATTTGATCACCAACAACTACTTGAAGCACGTTCTTGACCAAGGAAAGGCCATCACCGTGAGAGAAAGGCGGAGAAAACTCTACACCAATCACAAGAGCGAAGGCTGCGAGAGTATGTGGAGCCATGTGATCTTCGAGCATCCTGCAAGCTTCGACACTTTAGCCATGGACCCCCGAAAGAAGCAAGAAATCGTCAATGATCTCATTAACTTCACCAACTCGAAGGATTACTACGCTAAGATTGGCAAGGCCTGGAAGCGTGGATACCTCCTCTACGGACCTCCTGGAACAGGCAAGTCCACCATGATCGCAGCCATGGCTAATCTCTTGAAGTACGACGTCTACGACCTGGAGCTGACGGCGGTTAAGGACAACACGGAGTTGAGGAAGTTGCTGATCGACACTGCCAGCAAGTCCATTATTGTGATAGAGGACATTGATTGCTCGTTGGACCTGACGGGGCAAAGGGAGAAGAAAAAGGCGGACAAGAAGGAAGGGTATCAAAATGGTaagaagaaagatgaagaGAAGGATCAGATTAAGGAGAAGTTGAAGGAATTGGAGGAGGAGAAGAATAAGACAAGCCAGGTTACGTTGTCGGGGCTTCTCAACTTCATCGACGGGCTCTGGTCGGCCTGTGGGAGTGAAAGACTCATCGTTTTCACAACCAACTATGTTGAGAAACTCGATCCTGCTCTCATTCGAAGAGGGAGGATGGACATGCGCATAGAGTTGTCCTATTGTGGATTCGAAGCGTTTAAGTTCTTAGCCAAGAACTATTTGGACATTGACTCACACGAGCTGTTTGCTACGGTGAGGCAGCAGTTGGAGGAGACGAAAATGGCTCCGGCTGATGTTGCTGAGAATTTGATGCCTAAATCGGGCAGCGACGATGTGGAGACTTGTCTGAGGAGACTGATGAAAGCCCTGGAAGAGGCAAAGGAAGAAGAGAGGCGAAAGgcagaggaagaagagaagcAGAAGGAGGGTGAAGAAgaagggaagaaaaaagagatggAAAATGgtaaacatgaaaaattggAGAATGAAGTGAAAGAAAATGGTGAAGCAAATAAGGGTAGTGATGAGGGTGAGAATTTGGAGAATGGGGGGATAGAAAATGGCAAATGA